The following proteins come from a genomic window of Amphiura filiformis chromosome 16, Afil_fr2py, whole genome shotgun sequence:
- the LOC140172420 gene encoding lengsin-like, whose protein sequence is MVFDPACGFVHGTGYLDECGYGDSICFPDLDTFAILPWVPNTARVLLNATYEGKPEIGYPREVAKTQCGRLKEMGYTLKAATEHEFIIQKLDTGEPAFGTFQYQSTLRSSFNLPFTQQVERDLYKVGVDLESIETEYNPGQMEMSYKPAFGIRSADNAHTFKTAVKEIARQYNYNANFMSKPEPEEHVGSGAHLNHSLWDADGKVSLFYDANGAYHLSDVARHWIAGILEHAPALTLLSAPTINCLGRYQLDSWAPVNATWGLDNRSCVVRAKVSDQNGTYLENRLPSAASSSYISLAGMIVAGIDGIQRKLPLPEPIKDTAYESKYLEPSSGITRLPTNMKDALQAFVEDKVVTDALGQDFVRAFVASKVHEMECEATAKAKGDSGWEKRFYSYF, encoded by the coding sequence ATGGTGTTTGACCCAGCTTGTGGTTTCGTTCATGGCACCGGCTACCTAGACGAATGTGGATATGGCGATAGCATTTGTTTTCCCGATCTAGATACTTTTGCTATTTTGCCATGGGTTCCTAATACTGCACGGGTACTGTTAAACGCCACATACGAAGGTAAGCCAGAGATCGGCTACCCTCGGGAGGTGGCAAAGACCCAATGTGGTCGACTGAAAGAAATGGGGTATACCTTAAAAGCGGCAACAGAGCACGAGTTTATCATACAGAAACTGGATACCGGTGAACCAGCGTTTGGGACATTTCAGTACCAGTCTACTTTGCGTTCAAGCTTCAATCTGCCATTTACTCAGCAAGTTGAGCGAGATCTTTACAAAGTGGGAGTTGATCTTGAGAGCATTGAAACGGAATATAACCCGGGTCAGATGGAAATGTCTTACAAGCCTGCATTCGGCATTCGATCAGCAGACAATGCTCATACGTTCAAGACGGCTGTGAAAGAAATAGCACGTCAGTATAATTACAACGCGAATTTCATGTCGAAGCCAGAGCCAGAAGAGCACGTTGGCAGCGGGGCACATTTGAATCACTCTCTGTGGGACGCCGACGGCAAGGTAAGCTTATTCTACGACGCGAATGGCGCATATCATCTTTCAGACGTGGCTCGGCATTGGATTGCAGGTATTCTAGAACATGCTCCTGCACTAACATTACTGAGTGCTCCTACCATCAACTGCCTTGGTCGTTATCAACTCGACTCATGGGCACCCGTCAATGCAACATGGGGACTTGACAACAGGAGCTGTGTAGTACGCGCAAAGGTTTCGGATCAAAATGGAACGTATCTTGAGAACAGGCTGCCATCCGCTGCTAGTAGTTCGTATATTAGTCTTGCTGGCATGATAGTGGCTGGTATTGATGGCATCCAACGTAAACTCCCGTTACCTGAGCCTATCAAAGATACTGCTTACGAAAGCAAATACTTGGAGCCATCATCCGGTATTACTCGCTTGCCCACCAACATGAAAGATGCCCTTCAGGCATTCGTTGAAGACAAGGTTGTCACTGATGCACTCGGACAGGACTTTGTAAGGGCTTTCGTCGCCTCTAAGGTGCATGAAATGGAATGCGAAGCGACAGCAAAAGCTAAAGGAGATTCTGGCTGGGAGAAGAGGTTTTATTCCTACTTTTAA